Proteins found in one Phocoena sinus isolate mPhoSin1 chromosome 5, mPhoSin1.pri, whole genome shotgun sequence genomic segment:
- the FGFRL1 gene encoding fibroblast growth factor receptor-like 1 encodes MTPSPALVLPLLLLVGALPPATAARGPPRMADKVVPRQVARLGRTVRLQCPVEGDPPPLTMWTKDGRTIHGGWSRFRVLPQGLKVKEVEREDAGAYVCKATNGFGSLSVNYTLIVMDDTSPGRESPGHDGSSGGQEDPASKQWARPRFTQPSKMRRRVIARPVGSSVRLKCVASGHPRPDIMWMKDDQALTRPEAGEHRKKKWTLSLKNLRPEDSGKYTCRVSNRAGAINATYKVDVIQRTRSKPVLTGTHPVNTTVDFGGTTSFQCKVRSDVKPVIQWLKRVEYGAEGRYNSTIDVGGQKFVVLPTGDVWSRPDGSYLNKLLITRARQDDAGMYICLGANTMGYSFRSAFLTVLPDPKPPGPPVAPSSSTTSLPWPVVIGIPAGAVFILGTVLLWLCQAKKKPCAPVPAPPVPAHRPPATARDRGGDKDLPAPPTLGAGPGVGLCEELGPPAATQHLLGPGSAAGPKLYPKLYTDTHTHTHSHVEGKVHQHQHIHYQC; translated from the exons ATGACGCCGAGCCCCGCGTTggtgctgccgctgctgctgctggtggggGCCCTCCCGCCGGCCACCGCCGCCCGAG GCCCCCCGAGGATGGCGGACAAGGTAGTCCCGCGGCAGGTGGCCCGGCTGGGCCGCACTGTGCGGCTGCAGTGCCCCGTGGAGGGGGACCCGCCGCCACTGACCATGTGGACCAAGGACGGCCGGACAATCCACGGCGGCTGGAGCCGCTTCCGCGTGCTGCCCCAGGGGCTGAAGGTGAAGGAGGTGGAACGGGAGGACGCCGGCGCCTACGTGTGCAAGGCCACCAACGGTTTCGGCAGCCTCAGCGTCAACTACACCCTCATCGTGATGG ACGACACCAGTCCAGGAAGGGAGAGTCCGGGGCACGACGGCTCTTCCGGGGGCCAGGAAGACCCAGCCAGCAAGCAGTGGG CCCGGCCCCGCTTCACGCAGCCCTCCAAGATGAGGCGCCGGGTGATTGCGCGGCCCGTGGGCAGCTCCGTGCGGCTCAAGTGCGTGGCCAGTGGGCACCCACGGCCCGACATCATGTGGATGAAGGATGACCAGGCCTTGACGCGCCCGGAGGCTGGTGAGCACAGGAAGAAGAAGTGGACCCTGAGCCTGAAGAACCTGCGCCCCGAGGACAGCGGCAAGTACACGTGCCGCGTGTCGAACCGCGCGGGCGCCATCAACGCCACCTACAAGGTGGACGTGATCC AGCGGACGCGCTCCAAGCCTGTCCTCACGGGCACGCACCCCGTGAACACGACGGTGGACTTCGGAGGCACGACATCCTTCCAGTGCAAAGTGCGCAGCGACGTGAAGCCCGTGATCCAGTGGCTGAAGCGCGTGGAGTATGGCGCCGAGGGCCGCTACAACTCCACCATCGACGTGGGCGGCCAGAAGTTCGTGGTGCTGCCCACGGGTGACGTGTGGTCGCGGCCGGACGGCTCCTACCTCAACAAGCTGCTCATCACACGCGCGCGCCAGGACGACGCGGGCATGTACATCTGCCTGGGCGCCAACACCATGGGCTACAGCTTTCGCAGCGCCTTCCTGACCGTGCTGCCCG ACCCCAAGCCGCCAGGGCCGCCCGTGGCCCCCTCGTCCTCGACCACCAGCCTGCCGTGGCCAGTGGTCATCGGCATCCCGGCCGGCGCCGTGTTCATCCTGGGCACCGTGCTCCTGTGGCTCTGCCAGGCCAAGAAGAAGCCGTGCGCGCCCGTGCCTGCCCCTCCGGTGCCTGCCCATCGCCCGCCCGCGACGGCCCGCGACCGCGGCGGGGACAAGGACCTGCCGGCACCCCCCACCCTCGGTGCCGGCCCCGGTGTGGGGCTGTGTGAGGAACTCGGGCCCCCGGCGGCCACCCAGCACCTGCTGGGCCCGGGCTCAGCCGCCGGCCCCAAGCTCTACCCCAAACTCTACACggacacgcacacgcacacgcactcGCACGTGGAGGGCAAAGTCCACCAGCATCAACACATCCACTACCAGTGCTAG